One Plasmodium sp. gorilla clade G2 genome assembly, chromosome: 12 genomic window carries:
- a CDS encoding p25-alpha family protein, putative, which yields MENAFYVYTKNLPDMDSRTFVKILKDAKLLNKKFTAVDADLIFAKVKSKGAKRINYDQFLEAVKCIVEKNKLNYDKFVDTLCQEASKGPILYGTKTDNVRFFDDKSTFTGVHKQGGPSIIDKNKTQFSDLSEITDRSEYDIRGVKVDVAKNI from the exons atggAAAACGCATTTTACGTATATACCAAAAATTTACCTGATATGGACAGTCGAACGTTTGTGAAAATTTTAAAGGATGcta aATTGTTAAACAAGAAATTCACAGCAGTTGATGCCGATCTTATATTTGCCAAGGTTAAGAGTAAAGGAGCCAAAAGAATTAATTATGATCAATTCTTGGAAGCTGTTAAATGTATTGtagaaaagaataaattaaattatgataAATTTGTTGATACATTATGTCAAGAGGCATCAAAGGGACCAATATTATATGGAACAAAAACAGATAATGTAAGATTTTTTGACGATAAGTCAACTTTTACAGGTGTTCATAAACAAGGAGGTCCAAGCAtaattgataaaaataaaactcaATTTTCTGACCTGTCAGAAATTACAGATCGTTCAGAGTATGATATAAGGGGTGTTAAAGTGGATGTagcaaaaaatatttaa